A stretch of DNA from Candidatus Pseudomonas phytovorans:
CGCTGATCCTGTTCGGCATCCCCGACATGAAGGCTGAAACCACCCACTTCAAGCTGGAGATCCCGGCGCTCGGCAGCCTGATCCTGACCCATAGCCTGGACAAGCAGGTGCCGGCGATGAAGGAGTTCCCGCCTGAAGACCGGCCAAATTCGACCATCGTCTTCTGGTCGTTCCGGGTCATGGTCGGGCTGGGCATGCTGATGATCTTCGTCGGCCTATGGAGCCTTTGGCTGCGTAAGCGCGGCACCCTCTACACCTCACGCCCCTTCCTGTACGTGGCACTGTGGATGGGCCCATCCGGGCTGGTCGCGCTGCTGGCGGGCTGGTTCACCACCGAAATCGGTCGCCAGCCTTGGGTGGTGTACGGCCTGATGCGCACCGCGGAAGGTGTGTCCAACCACAGCTACGCCCAGCTCGGTTTCACCCTGGTGGCCTTTGTGGTTGTGTACTTTGCCCTGTTCGGCACTGGCCTTGGCTACATGATGCGCCTGGTGCGCAAAGGCCCGCAGACCGGTGAGGGCGACGAGGCCAACCCTGGTGGCCCTGGCACTACACGCACGCCGGCGCGGCCGCTGTCCGCCGCCGATGATGGCCATGAGGCCAAGTCCGTCAGCCTGACCAAGGGGAACTGAGCCATGGGTATCGACCTTCCGCTGATCTGGGCCGTGATCATCATCTTCGGCGTCATGATGTACGTGGTGATGGACGGTTTCGACCTGGGGATCGGCATGCTCTTCCCGTTCGTCAAGGACGAGCATGACCGCGATGTGATGATGAACACCGTCGCCCCTGTGTGGGACGGCAACGAAACCTGGCTGGTGCTGGGCGGTGCAGGGCTGTTCGGGGCGTTCCCGATGGCCTATGCGGTGGTGCTGGAGGCACTCTACCTGCCGCTGATGCTGATGCTGATCGGCCTGATCTTCCGCGGTGTGGCCTTCGAGTTCCGCTTCAAGGCCACCACCGAAAAGCGGCATATCTGGAACAAGGCGTTCATCTGGGGCTCGCTGATCGCCACCTTCTTCCAGGGCGTGGCGCTGGGCGCTTTCCTGGAGGGCTTCAAGGTGGTCGACCGGCATTTTGCCGGTGGCACCCTCGACTGGCTGACCCCGTTCAGCCTGTTCTGTGGTCTGGGGCTGATCGTGGCCTACACCCTGCTGGGGTGCACCTGGCTGATCATGAAGACCGAAGGGCCGCTGCAAAAGAAGATGCACGACATGGCCCGGCCACTGGCGCTGGTACTGCTGGTAGTGATCGGTATTGTCAGCCTGTGGACACCCATCGCTTATCCACAGATTGCCGACCGCTGGTTCAGCATGCCTAACCTGATCTGGTTCATGCCGGTGCCGTTGCTGGTACTGGTGACGTTCTACGGGTTGCTCAAGGCGGTGGCGCGCAATGCGCACTACACGCCGTTCCTGCTCACCCTGGTGCTGATCTTTTTGGGTTACAGCGGCCTGGGCATCAGCCTGTGGCCGAACATCATCCCGCCGTCGATTTCGATCTGGGATGCTGCAGCACCACCGCAAAGTCAGGGCTTCATGTTGGTGGGCACACTGTTCATCCTGCCGTTCATCCTCATGTACACCTTCTGGAGCTACTACGTGTTCCGCGGCAAGGTGACCCATGAAGACGGCTATCACTAGGAGGGCCGCATGATGACCGGCAAACATGGCTTTGAAGAGAAGAAACCGCTGTGGCAGCGACTGGGTTGGCTGTTGCTGATCTGGGCGATGAGTGTTGCGGCCCTGGGTGTTGCGGCTTGGGTGATGCGGCTGTTCATGGGGGCTGCGGGCCTGACCACACATTAAGCTAAGCCTGCTCTGGCCCTATCGCCGGCAAGCCAGCTCCCACAAGTACAGCACAGCCTTCAGGATTGTGATTAACCTGTGGGAGCTGGCTTGCCGGCGATAGGGCCGGTACAGGTTTACTTGCGGGCTTTCAGGATAACGAACTTGGGCGTAGCCGCCACTTGCTCAACCCCGCGGAACAACCGCGCCAGCTTGCTGTGATAGCCCAGGTGGCGGTTGCCCACGATATACAGCGCCCCGCCCACCACCAGCGCCTCACGCGCCTGTTGGAACATGCGCCAGGCGAGAAAATCACCTACCACCTGCTGCTGGTGGAACGGTGGGTTGCACAGCACCACGTCCAGCGACTGCTTCTCCACCCCCGCCAGCCCATCGGCTGCGATGAAGGTTGCCGGGCGCTCGCCCAGCGCGGCTTGCCAGTTTTCCTGCGCCGATTGCACCGCCATGTACGATTCGTCGACCAGCGTGTACTGGGCATCCGGGTTGGCCAGGGCGCTGGCAACTGCAAGCACGCCGTTGCCACAACCCAGGTCCGCGACCCGGGCGTTGCCCAGGCCGCGTGGCAAATGCGGCAGGAATGCACGGGTGCCGATATCCAGTGCTTCACGGCAGAACACGTTGGCGTGGTTGACCAGTTCCAGTGCCGGGGCGTCGAGGCGGTAACGGGTAGGGTAGGGCGAGCGGGCAACCGGCCGTTCGGCCAGTGTGGCCGTCAGCAGGCGGGCCTTTTTCTGCGCCAGCGAGGCCTGCACCGGGCCGATGTATTTTTCCATCAGGTCGCCGGCTGCGTGTGGCAAATGCTTGATCATCGCCCCGGCAATCACCTGAGCACCGGGCGCCAGGTGACCCTGCAGGCGGATCAGCTGCTCTTCAAGCAGGGCCAGGGTCTTGGGCACGCGCACCAGCACCCGGTCGAACGGGCCTTGCCAGTGTTCGCTCGCCGGTACGAAGGGCACGCTGTCGAACGGCAAACCGTTGCGCGCAAGGTTCTTTTCCAGGGCCAGATGCGCCAGGTGCGAATCGCCGCTGCTGACCACCTGCAGCCGGCCTGCCAGGCTGGCGGCCAGGGCACCGAAGCTGTCATTGAGCACCAGCACCCGGCAGTTGGCGTCGGGTGCCTGTTCGTGTAGCTGCGCAAGCAGGTACTCGTCGGCGGCATCGAAAGCCTGCAGCGGGTCGTTGGCCTGTTCCGGCTGGCGGATCAGGTCGAGTTCGGCGAAGGAGGTGGTCAACAGGGGCATGGCGTCTGGCTCGGGTATGAAACAGCCCGTTGCGGTTCGCCCCGGGCTTTGCCGGGCAATTCTACAGGGCTTTGCCCAAGGTCGCAGGTTTGAAGGTCAGATCCAGCCACGCAGGGCCGCGATGGCGATGGCGCCGGCCTTGTTGGCGGCGTTGGTCTTGGTGATTACGCTGCGAATGTGGAAGTTCACCGTGCTCTGCGACAGCGACAGGATGCAAGCCACGTCGGCTGCGGTCTTGCCGGCGGCCGACCATTTCAGCACTTCCAGTTCACGCTCGCTCATTTTAGGTTGCGGCGGGCACAGTGCGTTCAGGTGGTGTTCGCCGAGAACCGCATGCAGGGTATGGCACAACCACTGAACGCTGCCGGCCTTGTCATAAAGCTCGACGATGTCGATTTTCTCGGCTGGCCTGGCCACGCTGATCTGGCTTTCGTTGTGCTGCAGGTCGTGCAGCGATTGCGTCCAGCCATGACGCAAGCCGTGCTGGCAGGCCGCTTCACGAAACTGCGGGGCTTCACGATACAGTTCGTCGGTCCACAGCACCGGCATGGTCGAGCTGTGGCTGACGTTGGCAGCCGGGTCCTGCTTGTAGAACTCATCGCGCTGGTAGCGCTCGATCCACTCATCCGGGTAGTTGCTGTAGAGGTACACCCTGGGTGTCTGGGTGGCGATCTGGATGCGTAGTTTCAGCCCTAGGTAATCCATGCCCAGATCTTGTGCCAGATGTACCGCGATGTCGAACAGCTTCCGTGGGCTGCGCTCGTCGACGAACGCCTGAAGATGTTCGGGATTCCAGTGAAGCATCTGAAACACTCCTGGTGGCGACGGATCCAATCCATTTGGGTACCGGGATCATTGTAGGAAAAGACCTACCATGGCGTTGGGATTTTTTTGTTATAGCGATCAGGTTTTTCTGCAACTTCGGCACGATCGCCCTTGATGAGGCCCTACAAAGCAGTGGTTTTTATCCGGGCCACTTTGCGCGACACTGTGCGCACGTCAAACCTGGAGCCCGATATGACCGCTAGCGCCGAAAAGTTCACCCGCCAGACCCTGCTCGATGTTCAGCCGCTCACGCCGAACCTCTTCAGCCTGCGGGTTACGCGCGATGCAGGGTTCCGCTTCCGTTCCGGCCAGTTCGCCCGCCTTGGCGTGAGCAAGGCCGATGGCAGCGTGGTGTGGCGCGCCTATTCCATGGTCAGCGCACCGCATGACGAGCACCTCGATTTCTTCTCCATCGTGGTGCCAGGGGGGGAGTTCACCAGTGAGCTCAGCCGGCTGGGGGCGGGGGATACCTTGCTGATCGACCGCCAGGCCTTCGGTTTCCTTACCCTTGACCGCTTCGTAGGTGGGCGCGACCTGTGGCTGCTGGCGACCGGCACCGGTATTGCGCCGTTCATGTCGATCCTGCAGGACTTCGAGGCTTGGGAGCGTTTTGAAAGTATCAAGCTGGTGTATTCGGTGCGTGAAGCGAAAGAGCTGGCCTACATGGATGAAATCGCCGGGCTGGAGCAGCGCGATTACCTGGCTGAGTACGCCGGTAAATTGCAGTTCATTCCGGTGGTGACCCGCGAGCAGCACCCGGGTGCGTTGAACCAGCGTATTACCACGCTGATCGAGAATGGCGAGCTGGAGAAAGCTGCCGGGCTGGAACTGTCGCCGGAGCATTCACGGGTGATGCTGTGCGGCAACCCGGAGATGATCGACGAGACGCGCAAGGTGCTGAAAGCACGCGATCTGCAGCTGAGCCTGAGCAAGCGACCAGGGCAGGTTGCTGTGGAAAACTACTGGTAAGACCATTGGGGCTGCAAAGCAGCCCCGGCAATCTCAAGGCAAGCGGTTCTGGTTTTGCGTCTTGAGCAAGTCGCGGATCTCGGTCAGCAAGGTCTCTTCGGCAGAAGGCACTGGCGGTACAGTCGGTGCCACGGCTTCTTCACGCTTCAGGCGGTTGATTGCTTTCACCCCCATGAAGATGGCAAAGGCGACGATCACGAAGTCGATGACGGTCTGGATAAACTTACCGTAGGCCAACACTACCGCCGGAACGTCACCTTCGGCAGCCTTCAAGGTTACCGCCAGGTCGCTGAAGTCCACCCCACCTATCAACAGGCCCAGTGGCGGCATGACCACGTCTCCGACGAAGGACGAGACGATCTTGCCGAAGGCCGCGCCGATGATGATACCGACCGCCATGTCGACGACATTGCCTTTGACCGCGAAGGCCTTGAACTCACTGATCATGCCCATGTTTGGTTCCTTGTAACAAAAGGTAAGGTTAACGCAGTGTAAGCCACTTAAACGCTTCATGCGTCGCGTTCAGGGGTAGTGACTGCGGTTAGAACGAATAGTTTTGTCGCACCCCGAAGCGGTCGAGACACGTCCCGCTCGGCTATCATGGCGGTTTTTTCCTGGAGACCCCACCCATGGCCAAGGCCAAGCGCTTGTATGGCTGCACCGAGTGCGGCGCGACCTTTCCCAAATGGGCCGGCCAGTGCGGCGAATGCGGGGCCTGGAACACCCTGGTCGAAACCATGATCGAGAGCGGTGGTGCTGCTGCGCCCAGTAGCGGCCGCGCCGGTTGGACCGGGCAGCAAGCCCAGATCAAGACCCTGGCCGAAGTCAGCATCGAGGAAATCCCGCGGTTCACCACCAGCAGCACCGAACTTGACCGCGTGTTGGGCGGCGGCCTGGTGGATGGCTCGGTGGTGCTGATTGGCGGCGACCCTGGCATCGGCAAGTCGACCATCCTGCTGCAGACTTTGTGCAATATCGCCGTGGGCATGCCGGCGCTGTATGTCACGGGTGAGGAGTCGCAGCAGCAGGTGGCCATGCGCTCGCGGCGCCTGGGCTTGCCCCAGGACCAGCTCAAGGTGATGACCGAGACCTGCATCGAGACCATCATTGCCACGGCACGTCTCGAAAAACCGAAGGTGATGGTGATCGACTCGATCCAGACCATTTTCACCGAGCAACTGCAATCGGCCCCCGGCGGCGTGGCCCAGGTGCGCGAGAGCGCGGCGTTGCTGGTGCGCTACGCCAAGCAGAGCGGCACGGCAATCTTCCTGGTTGG
This window harbors:
- a CDS encoding DUF2474 domain-containing protein, whose product is MMTGKHGFEEKKPLWQRLGWLLLIWAMSVAALGVAAWVMRLFMGAAGLTTH
- a CDS encoding ferredoxin--NADP reductase; the protein is MTASAEKFTRQTLLDVQPLTPNLFSLRVTRDAGFRFRSGQFARLGVSKADGSVVWRAYSMVSAPHDEHLDFFSIVVPGGEFTSELSRLGAGDTLLIDRQAFGFLTLDRFVGGRDLWLLATGTGIAPFMSILQDFEAWERFESIKLVYSVREAKELAYMDEIAGLEQRDYLAEYAGKLQFIPVVTREQHPGALNQRITTLIENGELEKAAGLELSPEHSRVMLCGNPEMIDETRKVLKARDLQLSLSKRPGQVAVENYW
- the mscL gene encoding large-conductance mechanosensitive channel protein MscL — its product is MGMISEFKAFAVKGNVVDMAVGIIIGAAFGKIVSSFVGDVVMPPLGLLIGGVDFSDLAVTLKAAEGDVPAVVLAYGKFIQTVIDFVIVAFAIFMGVKAINRLKREEAVAPTVPPVPSAEETLLTEIRDLLKTQNQNRLP
- a CDS encoding autoinducer binding domain-containing protein, with product MLHWNPEHLQAFVDERSPRKLFDIAVHLAQDLGMDYLGLKLRIQIATQTPRVYLYSNYPDEWIERYQRDEFYKQDPAANVSHSSTMPVLWTDELYREAPQFREAACQHGLRHGWTQSLHDLQHNESQISVARPAEKIDIVELYDKAGSVQWLCHTLHAVLGEHHLNALCPPQPKMSERELEVLKWSAAGKTAADVACILSLSQSTVNFHIRSVITKTNAANKAGAIAIAALRGWI
- a CDS encoding methyltransferase — translated: MPLLTTSFAELDLIRQPEQANDPLQAFDAADEYLLAQLHEQAPDANCRVLVLNDSFGALAASLAGRLQVVSSGDSHLAHLALEKNLARNGLPFDSVPFVPASEHWQGPFDRVLVRVPKTLALLEEQLIRLQGHLAPGAQVIAGAMIKHLPHAAGDLMEKYIGPVQASLAQKKARLLTATLAERPVARSPYPTRYRLDAPALELVNHANVFCREALDIGTRAFLPHLPRGLGNARVADLGCGNGVLAVASALANPDAQYTLVDESYMAVQSAQENWQAALGERPATFIAADGLAGVEKQSLDVVLCNPPFHQQQVVGDFLAWRMFQQAREALVVGGALYIVGNRHLGYHSKLARLFRGVEQVAATPKFVILKARK
- the cydB gene encoding cytochrome d ubiquinol oxidase subunit II; translated protein: MGIDLPLIWAVIIIFGVMMYVVMDGFDLGIGMLFPFVKDEHDRDVMMNTVAPVWDGNETWLVLGGAGLFGAFPMAYAVVLEALYLPLMLMLIGLIFRGVAFEFRFKATTEKRHIWNKAFIWGSLIATFFQGVALGAFLEGFKVVDRHFAGGTLDWLTPFSLFCGLGLIVAYTLLGCTWLIMKTEGPLQKKMHDMARPLALVLLVVIGIVSLWTPIAYPQIADRWFSMPNLIWFMPVPLLVLVTFYGLLKAVARNAHYTPFLLTLVLIFLGYSGLGISLWPNIIPPSISIWDAAAPPQSQGFMLVGTLFILPFILMYTFWSYYVFRGKVTHEDGYH